In the Helicobacter cetorum MIT 99-5656 genome, CACATGGCAAAACGACAGAGACCAGTTTTACGCCCCCTACAATGACGCATGGCAAGATGATAACGAGTTTAAAAACAACGCCCTAGCATTCATGCTTTTTCACACCCAAAATAGAATTAGTCTCAATGCGAGTAAAACCTATGCCAAAAGAGTAGGAATAAACCACTTCATACCCTTTAGCGAGCAAGAAGTCAACGCTAAAGAAAGATACACTAGCCATGTGTTGCTAGACTTTTTAAAAGGCAAGACCCCTAAAAAAGAAAGCGATAATCTTTTTGATGACCCTAAAAAAGAAATTAAGCCTTTAGAATTTAGCGAGAATGCTCTAAGTGTGTTTAACGCTGGAAAAGAAATCTATCGCTATTACCACGCACAAGATTTCACTAACCACGACTATAACGCTAATGCGAGCTTATATGATATTAAAGAATTTTTTCAAGGAAGAAACGCACAAGGCAAGTTAAACCCACCCATTAAAGCCAAAGATGGGTATTACAAACAGCTTTATGCTAATTTACAAGACGCCTTAAAAGACTTAGCCAAAGATTTACAGCCCAAAGTCTATGAATACGGATTTTTAAGAGAGTGAGTTAGAAAATATAATGAACGATTAGACAGACTATTTAGAAAAGAAATAGCTAACCATTTCGTTAAAATTATCTTGACTTTGTAAAATAGTGTCTTTTAAATAACCTTTAGTATTGTCATATTCTCTAATGCCCCTATAGTAAAAGGCTTTGTGTTCGTTCTCTATAATAAAGGGCATGATATTGTTTTTCAAACACTCTTTAAACATAACTAATCGCCCTACTCTACCATTGCCATCGCTAAAGGGGTGTATCTTTTCAAAAGCCACATGAAAATCTATGATGTTTTCCAAACTCACTTCAATGTTGCTATGGTAATTTTCTAAAAGTTTTGTTAATTCGCTCTCAACTAATTTGGGTCTTGTTGTGGTGCTATTGCCTACAAAATTAGGGCGTTTTTTAAAACCACCAATAACTTCAAAGACGCAATTATTTTTTAAGATTTTGTGTATAGTTTAAAATACTCCTCACTAGACATAGGGGGGATAATTTCTCTAACTAATTCATAACTACTTGTTCTTTCTACTTCTTTGTAAATGTCTTTAAGGTGGTTGTATTCTCTAGTGATTTCATTGCCATTTTCTAAGACTTTCTTGTGTGTTTCATAGTGGTGGGTTAGCTCTATTTCTAAACTTTGTTCTTTTAATTGCTCTAAGCTGTTTGTATAGGTTAGTCTTTCAGTTTCTTTAGGATTAAGTGGTTGATTAGTTTCTGTATTGATAAGTTTGTATTCTTTGGTTATACGCTTTTTAAACCCCTCATTATTGATTTCATAGGTGCGTGAGCTGTCTTTTATTTCACCATTAGCAAAGAAATTAACCTCTTCTGTGCTGTTGTCATTATATTGGCGTTGTTCATAACTTAGATATTCTGCCCATTCAATAGGTTTTCTAGAAATCATGCTTAGTGTGTTGCTTTTAAATTTCACTTGATAATTAAGTGGCTCTTGTTGGCTCTCTAAAGCAAGTTCTTGACTTTTAAGCCCATTTTCTAATTCTATGGTTGGCTCTAGTGCAGTGTTGGTAATTTCTTGTTTGTAGGGGCTAGTGTTGATGACATCGCCATCATCTAAAATGCTGAATAAATTAGGTTGCTCTCTTAATTCTTTTAACTTCTTTTTGCTGGGTTTGTAAGCCATTACCATATCCTTAGTCTTTAAAATAGTCCTTAAATATTTTAGGATTTTTTGAAATTTAAACAAGCCCCATAATCTATCTTCTGTAAGCTCGTAATTTAGGGGGTTGTAGCGTTTGGTTTATGGGTCTTGTTTAAAAAAGTTAATTAGGTTAAACTTTATGCAAGGAAAATCTAGTGAAAGGACTAATGCTATGAAAAAATTAATTCTTTTTTCTTGTCTTTCTATGAGTGTTGCCAATGCTTTGGGGGTTACTTTAGTGGAGAATCCCACATCTAATGTCAAACTAGCACAAATGCTAACAAGCATGGCTAAAAGAATTGACCAAGGCACAACGATGATTAAAAAATACACCACTATGATTGAAAAAGCCCAAGCCACTATCAATCAGCTTGATAAGGTTAATAGCGTATTAAATCAAACCCAATCCTTTTTGAGTGGGAGTGCTATCAATATCGCAAATCCCATGCAAGTGATTGAAAACACCAAATATATCTTGGAAAATATGCAACAAAACGCCGAGAACATTAAAGAGAATGTATCTCAATACAATGCGAAACAAGTCTTACAAGGCAGGTATTTAGCTAGTCAATGCCCTTGGTTAGATTATTCTAAGGTTGTGGCTAAGGCTAAGAATTTGCCCTTTGTTAAAACAGGTAAGCAAAATACCGCAGTCTTTAAAAGTGCGAGAAATTTTGCGGATAGTTTGTCTTATAATCTAACGAGCCAAACTGATAGCATGATGGGGACTTTAAGTGGGAGGGCGTATGCCTTAGAGATTTGCAAACAAAATAAGAACCAACAATTAGCCTTGCAAATTAGAGAGCAAGAAATCCAAGCCAAGACCGCTCTTTTAAACAATGATTTGCAAGCTTACCAACAATATAAAGCCGTTCAAGAAAAGCTTTCTGCTCAATTAGAGGCTAATATCCAAGCCGAACTTTTTGCAAGAAGTGCGCCTTTAATCAACAGACAAATCCAGCAGTTAGAAAGCTTAGGCGTAGAGGATATGAAATATCAAGGCAAGTTTTGTAAAAAAATAACCAGTGAAAAAAGGACAAACTACTTGCTATCCTATGAAATACATCACAGAGCAATTAAACAATGAATTGCTTAATTACAAGGCGGAATTAGCCAAAGAACTTCAAAAAGCAGGCACAAATAAGAATGCACAAGCTCAAGTCTATGCCAACATGAAACAAAAATTTGAAATGCTAACGATTGACTATATCAAGGATATCGCAAGCAATCTCACTTTTTTAAACGAGACCATGAGCTTAATTTCTAGCATGTTAGCTAGAGATTATCAAGAAAATCATGGCTATGTGAATAATGTTAAGCCTGTAACAGAGCAAAGTGTTCAAATGCAGAGATTAAACAATCAATTGAGCCAAGCCTATCAAGCGAGCCTTAATCAATATGGTTTCCCTAATTCTAAAGCTCAAAGCACTTCTAGCAGTGCTAGTAATAGCTCTAAATTAAAGATTGAATAAGAAAGTTTAGAAAGTTTGGGTATAATTCTAGCATACTTCCTTTATGGGAAGCTAGGGCTTATCTCTATGGTAAGTTGCCCTACCTTTGAGTAGGGAATATATGCCCCTTATCTTTAAGGGGGCATTTTTACAAAATCTCGCTTTTAATCTTATCCTTAATAATCTCCAAAGTTTCATTTTGAACATTAGCAATTTTACCTTGACTGCGTCTTGTATCAAAAGTTCTTATTTGATGGAGTAAAGCAACTTGTTCGGTATTGTTATTGTCAAAAAAGGCATAATGATAGGCTTTGTCTCTATGTTTGGTTTGAGAGCTTAGAGGCACACCCAAGAATAACTTATTAGATAAAACTTTTAGCACTAGCACAGGGCGTGTAAAACTTATAGATTTTCCATAGACTTCATGCCCTATGTTATAGCCAATGCTAACCCAATAAATATTGCCCACTTTAACTTTTGTGGGGGCAAATTTATTGACTCGTTTCTTTTGTTCGTTCCATTTGTCAAAGGGTGTGTTCATACCAATTATTCCCAATCTCTATTAGGGGCTGAAAATCTCTCAACTGAGATTTTAGGTTTGAGCATGTTAGAGGCTTTTGAAATACCCTCTTGGGCTAGATGAGATGCCCCACCTGTAGCAACGCCTAATGCAGTATTACCTACTGCACCTACCACACCTTTTGCAACACCCATTGCACCACCTTGTCCACCACTTGCATTCACATAGCCTCTCTTAGCCATGCCTGCAGTCGCCGCCACAACCATGCCACCTACTTGAGCTATATTAGAAATCATATTGCCTGCATCAGCTATTGTGCCTTGTGTGCCAAAGATAGCATCAATTAATTTGGGGACTTGTAAAACTGACCTTAAGCATAAAATCCCCATTATAATTATAAAAAGTAGGCTAAATCCTATATCTATGTAGTTTTCCATTGTAATGCCACTTCCAAAAAATTGTGAAGCAATAAGACCATTTCCTTTCAAACTTCCAGCACTTGCACTATCTTTTACCATAGTTTGTAGAACAAAGCTATTAAGACCACCTAATAACATAATTAGAGGCATATAAAAAGTTAGAGAAATCAATTTCTTAACATAAGTCCAAGCAAAACCTCTTGTTTGTTGGAAAAAGACTAAGGGGATAAATTCTAGGTAGAACATAGAGTATATAGAAAATTCTATAAAAGTAATTAACATATAAGTAACCATAAGAGCTAAAAAAAGAATTTCAATTATAAAAACCCCTAAAACAAGCAGTAAAATAGGGGTTATATAAAGCCAATTTGCCCCCTCAGTTTTTGTAAAAATAGCTGAAATAAAATCAAAAATTTTTGTAAAGCTTATCACAATTATTTCTTGTATTCTGTTTGAATACTTAATATTTATTGAGGAATTTTTATTAGTAATGTCAGTATGACTAGATTTTGAAGCTTTGTTAAGAAAGTAATCAACTCCATGTGTAACAGCCATTGAAGGATAATTGATTAGCTCCATGAAATCGTTTCTAGAATCTTTTGGGTTAGATAGGCTGTAATGAAAAAAAGTTAAATAGATACCGAACACAGCAATCATAATCAAATGTTTACGCTCGGTTAAATCTTGATTTTTTACCCTGTTGACAATATACAAAATAATCAGTATAGAAAACATAAAAATCCCAATATCTTTATAATAAGAAATAAAAGATTTATCAAACACATCTTGAGCTGAAATTACTATGTTTTCTACCATACCCATAAAGGTTTTGTATTTTTCAACAAGTTTAGTAGTAAGGGCAGTGATACTCATAAAAATTAAAGACCTGAATTTGTAATTTTTCTTACACTACTAATCGCACTAAAACATTTGTTGCGTTCATTTTTGTTGATGGCAGAATAGGCATCATAAACTGACTTTTTCTCATTGATTGTTTTTTTAATGTTGTTTGCCATAACAGAATAACAATGCTCTAAGTCTTTATTTTTTTCTTTTAAAGAGATTTTTTCATAATTTTTAAAACCAAACTCGGCAATCATAAAAGGAGATGCAGGGTCGTTTATACTCGGTAATAGTGGGTCATTTTCGGCTAACATAATTAGCCTAGAACATCGCTTATCGCTTTTTAAACCATCATCGCCATTTTTAGCTAGATTTTCGCTCATTTTGGCATAACAACTTCCAATTTTAGTCATTAGCAAATTATTGTAGTCTAACTTATCGTAGTATTGATTTTTTTCGTTGATGTGAATACCTTCAAATTTATCATTAGAACTCAGTTGCGTTTCTATTTGCTTATCCATATCTAAAGTTGCCACTTCTTTTAGTGCAAGTTCAGCATTAAGGCAGTTATTCTTTTGCGTTTCTGCTATGTTAAGCCTATTTTTAATTCCATTTTCAATTTGTTTGGCGAGTTGCTGACAAGTTGCAATAGTCTTTTCCCTTTCCTTATCATTCTTCACAAAATAATCCACGCTTTTAGCATTTTCAGCATAGCTCACGCCCATTAAACCTACTAAACACAACGAGATGAATTTCAAACGCATTGAATATCCTTTTAACGCTAATTTTACTTGATTTTCTAAAGCCTTATTTTAGTATAATCTAGCCAATAATGTAGCAAATAAGGGGATAAATGAACTATAAAGAACTACTAGAATTTAGCGACTATGCTATGGATTTAACCATTAGAATGGCACATCATAGCACCGCAATAGAGGGCAATACCTTAACGCAAAATGAAACAGCGAGCATTTTAATTGATGGGGTTATTCCAAAGGCTATGAGTGAAAGAGAATATTATGAAGTTAAAAATTTTCAAAACTTTATCCCCACACTTTTAAAATCTTTACAAGAAAAACAAATTATAGACAATGAATATATCAAGTATATCCATTCAATCATTATGAGCAATCTCATTGAAAACTGCGGAAAATTTAAAACAATTCCCAATGTAGTTTTAGGGGCAAATTTTGAACCAACTGCTCCTTTTAAAGTGCCTATGGTCTTAAAAGATTGGTGTGATAATCTCTATTATCAGCTTAGTAGTGCCAAAAATGACACGCAAAAATTAGAGATTATCATGGATAGTCATATTAAGTTTGAGCATATCCACCCTTTTAGTGATGGCAATGGTAGGACAGGGCGTATGCTAATCTTTTATAGTGTCTTAGAGCAAGATTTAGTGCCTTTTGTGATTACTAAAGATAATAAAAAAGACTACATCATGGCTATGAGAGAAGAAAATGTGCCTATGTTAGTAGATATGGCAAAAGAGGCTCAAGAAGTGGAAAGAAAAAGAGCTATGGGGTTTTTAGAAAAATACAACAATCAATTACACCTTGATAACAAAAGAGAGCAAGTCCAACCTATCTCTTATCTAAAAGCAAACCCCACCACCAAGCCTAACCCCAAACACCTCC is a window encoding:
- a CDS encoding type II toxin-antitoxin system PemK/MazF family toxin; translation: MNTPFDKWNEQKKRVNKFAPTKVKVGNIYWVSIGYNIGHEVYGKSISFTRPVLVLKVLSNKLFLGVPLSSQTKHRDKAYHYAFFDNNNTEQVALLHQIRTFDTRRSQGKIANVQNETLEIIKDKIKSEIL
- a CDS encoding type IV secretion system protein, translating into MSITALTTKLVEKYKTFMGMVENIVISAQDVFDKSFISYYKDIGIFMFSILIILYIVNRVKNQDLTERKHLIMIAVFGIYLTFFHYSLSNPKDSRNDFMELINYPSMAVTHGVDYFLNKASKSSHTDITNKNSSINIKYSNRIQEIIVISFTKIFDFISAIFTKTEGANWLYITPILLLVLGVFIIEILFLALMVTYMLITFIEFSIYSMFYLEFIPLVFFQQTRGFAWTYVKKLISLTFYMPLIMLLGGLNSFVLQTMVKDSASAGSLKGNGLIASQFFGSGITMENYIDIGFSLLFIIIMGILCLRSVLQVPKLIDAIFGTQGTIADAGNMISNIAQVGGMVVAATAGMAKRGYVNASGGQGGAMGVAKGVVGAVGNTALGVATGGASHLAQEGISKASNMLKPKISVERFSAPNRDWE
- a CDS encoding Fic family protein, coding for MNYKELLEFSDYAMDLTIRMAHHSTAIEGNTLTQNETASILIDGVIPKAMSEREYYEVKNFQNFIPTLLKSLQEKQIIDNEYIKYIHSIIMSNLIENCGKFKTIPNVVLGANFEPTAPFKVPMVLKDWCDNLYYQLSSAKNDTQKLEIIMDSHIKFEHIHPFSDGNGRTGRMLIFYSVLEQDLVPFVITKDNKKDYIMAMREENVPMLVDMAKEAQEVERKRAMGFLEKYNNQLHLDNKREQVQPISYLKANPTTKPNPKHLHNNRFINNKNKGGKDDDRFGL